In Geobacillus kaustophilus, a genomic segment contains:
- a CDS encoding enoyl-CoA hydratase, whose amino-acid sequence MDFFRLAKEEFVAIVTFSRPPANALSSAVLKELSTVLDELETDPDVRVVLLHGEGRFFSAGADIKEFTSIASVEEASGLSRNGQLVMERIERFSKPVIAAIHGAALGGGLELAMSCHIRIVAENAKLGLPELQLGIIPGFAGTQRLVRYVGFGKAAEMMWTSEPITGLEAVEWGLANKAVPEERLLDEAKALAKKIAAKSPLSVRATIELLNAAKEKSFAEAVREEAEWFGRVFVSEDAKEGVQAFLEKRPPVFQGK is encoded by the coding sequence ATGGACTTTTTTCGTTTGGCGAAAGAGGAGTTCGTCGCCATCGTGACGTTTTCACGGCCGCCGGCGAACGCCCTTTCATCAGCGGTTTTGAAAGAGCTTTCAACTGTGTTGGACGAGCTCGAGACCGATCCGGATGTGCGCGTCGTGCTGCTTCATGGCGAGGGGCGGTTTTTCTCAGCCGGCGCCGATATTAAAGAATTCACGTCCATCGCTTCCGTCGAGGAGGCATCCGGCTTGTCGCGCAACGGCCAGCTGGTGATGGAACGGATCGAGCGGTTCTCCAAACCGGTCATCGCCGCCATTCACGGCGCCGCGTTAGGCGGCGGGCTTGAGTTGGCGATGAGCTGCCATATCCGCATTGTGGCGGAAAATGCCAAACTCGGCCTTCCGGAGCTGCAGCTTGGCATCATTCCGGGATTTGCCGGCACGCAGCGGCTTGTACGCTACGTCGGCTTTGGCAAAGCAGCGGAAATGATGTGGACGAGCGAGCCGATCACCGGACTCGAAGCAGTCGAGTGGGGGCTTGCCAACAAGGCGGTGCCGGAAGAGCGGCTTCTTGATGAAGCAAAAGCGTTGGCGAAAAAGATCGCCGCCAAAAGTCCGCTTTCCGTCCGTGCGACGATTGAACTGCTCAACGCCGCGAAGGAAAAATCGTTCGCCGAGGCTGTGCGCGAGGAAGCGGAATGGTTTGGCCGCGTGTTTGTATCCGAGGATGCAAAAGAAGGCGTGCAGGCGTTTTTGGAAAAACGGCCGCCCGTCTTTCAAGGAAAATAA
- a CDS encoding electron transfer flavoprotein subunit beta/FixA family protein — protein sequence MNIFVLMKRTFDTEEKISIVNGKINEEGAEFIINPYDEYAIEEAIQVRDKHGGEVTVVTVGSEEAEKELRTALAMGCDKAVLINIDDDVDEQDQYTTAKVLAEYLKDKNPDLILAGNVAIDGGSGQVGPRVAELLGIPYVTTITKLDIADGGKVTVVRDVEGDEEIIETSLPLLVTAQQGLNEPRYPSLPGIMKAKKKPLEELELDDLDLEEDDVEAKTKTIEVFLPPKREAGKILQGEIADQVKELVQLLRSEAKVV from the coding sequence GTGAACATTTTTGTCTTAATGAAACGCACCTTTGACACGGAAGAAAAAATCTCCATCGTCAATGGCAAGATTAACGAGGAAGGCGCTGAATTCATCATCAACCCGTACGACGAATACGCCATTGAAGAAGCGATTCAAGTGCGCGACAAACACGGCGGTGAAGTGACGGTCGTCACTGTCGGCAGCGAAGAGGCGGAAAAAGAGCTCCGCACAGCACTCGCCATGGGCTGCGATAAAGCGGTGCTCATCAACATTGACGATGATGTTGATGAGCAAGACCAATATACGACGGCGAAAGTGCTCGCTGAGTATTTGAAAGACAAAAATCCGGATTTGATTTTAGCCGGCAACGTCGCCATTGACGGCGGCTCCGGTCAAGTCGGCCCGCGGGTTGCGGAATTGCTTGGCATTCCATACGTGACGACGATCACGAAGCTGGATATTGCCGACGGCGGCAAAGTGACCGTTGTGCGCGATGTTGAAGGAGATGAGGAAATCATCGAAACGTCGCTGCCGCTCCTTGTCACGGCTCAACAAGGGCTGAACGAGCCGCGCTATCCGTCGCTGCCGGGGATCATGAAAGCGAAAAAGAAACCGCTTGAGGAGCTGGAGCTTGACGATTTGGACCTCGAGGAAGATGATGTCGAAGCGAAAACGAAAACGATCGAAGTGTTCTTGCCGCCGAAGCGCGAAGCGGGCAAAATTTTGCAAGGCGAGATCGCCGATCAAGTGAAAGAGCTCGTTCAGCTGCTCCGTTCTGAAGCGAAAGTCGTGTGA
- a CDS encoding electron transfer flavoprotein subunit alpha/FixB family protein, with translation MARKVLTLAEVRDGSLRNVSFEAIAAAKTIAEGGEVVSVLVGDQVQAHANELIYRGADRVVVIEHPNLKFYTSDGYSQALKAVIDKEQPEGIVFGHTALGKDLSPKLAIKLDAGLVSDVIAVEEAGGNIVFTRPIYSGKAFEKKIVTDGIIFATVRPNNIAPLERDESRTGSVEALAVEIKDLRAIVKEVVRKTAEGVDLTEAKVIVAGGRGVKSAEGFKPLQELAEVLGGAVGASRGACDAGYCDYSLQIGQTGKVVTPDLYIACGISGAIQHLAGMSNSKVIVAINKDPEANIFKVADYGIVGDLFEVVPLLTEEFKKLKVHS, from the coding sequence ATGGCACGCAAAGTATTGACATTGGCGGAAGTACGCGACGGATCGCTGCGAAACGTTTCCTTTGAAGCCATCGCAGCGGCCAAAACGATCGCCGAAGGCGGGGAAGTCGTCTCGGTGCTCGTCGGCGACCAGGTACAGGCGCATGCGAACGAACTCATTTACCGCGGTGCGGACCGCGTTGTCGTCATTGAACATCCGAATTTGAAATTTTATACATCAGACGGCTATTCGCAAGCGTTAAAAGCCGTGATTGACAAAGAGCAGCCGGAAGGCATCGTCTTTGGCCATACGGCGCTCGGCAAAGACTTGTCTCCGAAATTGGCCATCAAGCTCGACGCCGGCCTCGTTTCCGACGTCATCGCGGTCGAGGAGGCAGGCGGCAACATCGTCTTTACGCGTCCGATCTACTCCGGCAAAGCGTTTGAAAAGAAAATCGTCACCGATGGCATCATCTTTGCGACCGTGCGTCCGAACAACATCGCGCCGCTTGAGCGCGACGAATCGCGCACAGGCAGCGTCGAAGCGCTCGCCGTCGAGATTAAAGACTTGCGCGCGATTGTCAAAGAAGTCGTCCGCAAAACGGCGGAAGGCGTCGACTTGACCGAGGCGAAAGTGATCGTCGCCGGCGGCCGCGGCGTCAAAAGCGCTGAAGGCTTCAAGCCGCTCCAAGAGCTCGCTGAAGTGTTGGGCGGTGCGGTCGGCGCTTCGCGCGGGGCGTGCGATGCCGGTTATTGCGACTACTCGCTGCAAATCGGGCAAACCGGAAAAGTCGTCACGCCGGACCTTTACATCGCCTGCGGCATTTCGGGCGCCATTCAGCACTTGGCTGGCATGTCGAACTCGAAAGTCATCGTCGCCATTAACAAAGACCCGGAAGCGAACATTTTCAAAGTCGCGGACTACGGCATTGTCGGCGATTTGTTCGAAGTCGTTCCGCTCCTCACCGAAGAGTTCAAAAAACTGAAAGTGCATTCGTAA
- the trxA gene encoding thioredoxin yields the protein MAIVNATDQTFAAETKDGLTLVDFWAPWCGPCRMIAPVLEELDREMGDKVKIVKVNVDDNQETASKFGVMSIPTLLLFKDGQLVDKAVGYQPKEALVEFVNKHA from the coding sequence ATGGCGATTGTCAATGCCACTGACCAAACGTTCGCCGCGGAAACGAAAGATGGCCTCACGCTCGTTGACTTCTGGGCGCCATGGTGCGGACCGTGCCGCATGATCGCTCCGGTGCTTGAAGAGCTTGACCGCGAAATGGGCGACAAAGTGAAAATCGTCAAAGTGAATGTCGACGACAACCAGGAAACAGCGTCGAAGTTCGGCGTCATGAGCATCCCGACGCTGCTTCTGTTCAAAGATGGCCAACTTGTCGACAAAGCGGTCGGCTATCAGCCGAAAGAGGCGCTTGTTGAGTTTGTGAACAAACATGCATAA
- a CDS encoding NAD-dependent epimerase/dehydratase family protein encodes MKVVVTGGAGFIGSHLAARLSDQGYEVAVIDCFHPYYSPERKERQFEALTGGRVPLVRFDLLDGKETKKWFVKFRPDVVYHLAALPGVPYSLEEPLAYIDYDIKATVNVLAAAGEAGVAHVLFASSSSVYGDRGNVPLREEMADGRVVSPYAAAKYGAESFCHAYAHLYGYKMTIFRYFTVYGPWGRPDMAIGTFLRRLLSGEEIIVYGTGTARDYTYIDDIVEGMIAALHRGGGRSEVFNLGAGAPVTMEQLLAELRKHFPDMKVVRAPERKGDVKATWADITKAERVFGYKPKVAFAEGLARTVAWAREYER; translated from the coding sequence GTGAAAGTTGTTGTCACTGGAGGGGCAGGGTTTATTGGCAGCCATCTGGCCGCCCGTTTGAGCGATCAAGGATATGAAGTGGCTGTCATTGATTGTTTTCATCCGTATTATTCCCCAGAACGGAAAGAGCGGCAGTTCGAGGCGCTCACCGGCGGGCGGGTGCCGCTTGTCCGCTTTGATTTGCTTGACGGAAAAGAGACGAAAAAATGGTTTGTCAAGTTTCGCCCTGATGTCGTCTACCATTTGGCGGCGCTGCCGGGCGTGCCGTATTCCCTTGAGGAGCCGCTCGCGTATATCGACTATGACATCAAAGCGACGGTGAACGTGTTGGCGGCGGCAGGGGAAGCAGGGGTGGCGCATGTGCTGTTTGCCTCATCGTCATCGGTGTACGGGGACCGCGGCAACGTCCCGCTCCGGGAAGAGATGGCTGACGGCCGCGTCGTGTCGCCGTATGCGGCCGCGAAATATGGAGCGGAGTCGTTTTGTCATGCGTACGCCCATTTGTACGGTTACAAAATGACCATTTTTCGCTATTTCACCGTTTACGGGCCGTGGGGTCGTCCGGATATGGCGATTGGCACGTTTCTTCGCCGGCTGCTTTCCGGTGAAGAAATTATCGTGTACGGCACAGGGACGGCGCGTGATTATACGTACATCGATGATATTGTGGAGGGCATGATCGCAGCGCTTCACCGCGGCGGCGGGCGAAGCGAAGTGTTCAACTTGGGCGCTGGGGCGCCCGTCACTATGGAGCAGCTGCTCGCCGAGCTGCGAAAGCATTTTCCGGACATGAAGGTCGTGCGCGCGCCGGAGCGGAAAGGTGATGTGAAAGCGACATGGGCGGACATCACGAAGGCGGAGCGGGTGTTTGGCTACAAGCCGAAGGTGGCGTTTGCCGAAGGGCTCGCCCGCACGGTGGCGTGGGCGCGTGAATATGAGCGGTAA
- a CDS encoding lysylphosphatidylglycerol synthase transmembrane domain-containing protein — translation MSGKPTAKAALRAAGLALLFFSAWLTYRCFDGRQMLHHLARLVSRPIEMAAAAFVYGLSFWLRAWAWKRYVGKPIAFSVYWRAVLFSLFVNHLAPVKIGDAVRMALLARQPGVSAGEAIESVAVMRLLDMAVLGGLTVIGAYAYMHHIPRIPLLAGAVAVGFVLTAVLFRRPLRIDWLWRRWRSVFHGWRGAAMAGAVAASWLCEAAVIGVVAKEVGIPLSFGQAVWANSATVSGQIAQIAPGGLGTYEAVMAFALTTVGAPWNVAYMAAVLTHAFKFLFSYAAGAAVLWFWRSDWQVVRGVWKKERVRQ, via the coding sequence ATGAGCGGTAAACCGACGGCTAAAGCGGCGTTGCGAGCAGCTGGGCTCGCGCTTCTTTTCTTTTCCGCTTGGCTGACATACCGCTGCTTTGACGGCCGACAGATGCTCCATCATCTAGCCAGGCTAGTCAGCCGCCCGATCGAGATGGCTGCTGCCGCTTTCGTATATGGATTGTCGTTTTGGCTGCGGGCGTGGGCATGGAAGCGATATGTCGGAAAGCCAATCGCCTTCTCTGTTTATTGGCGTGCGGTGCTGTTTAGTTTGTTTGTCAACCATCTTGCCCCGGTGAAAATCGGTGATGCTGTGCGTATGGCCTTGCTTGCCCGCCAGCCCGGCGTTTCAGCCGGCGAGGCCATTGAATCGGTGGCGGTGATGCGGCTCCTTGATATGGCGGTGCTGGGCGGATTGACTGTCATTGGGGCGTATGCGTATATGCATCACATTCCCCGCATTCCGCTCTTGGCAGGGGCCGTCGCCGTGGGGTTCGTGTTGACCGCGGTCTTGTTTCGCCGTCCGCTCCGCATCGATTGGTTATGGCGGCGATGGAGGAGCGTATTTCACGGCTGGCGCGGCGCGGCGATGGCCGGAGCGGTGGCGGCGAGCTGGCTGTGCGAGGCGGCAGTCATTGGCGTGGTCGCCAAAGAGGTCGGTATACCGCTTTCTTTTGGACAGGCGGTGTGGGCAAACAGCGCGACCGTTTCCGGACAAATTGCCCAAATTGCTCCCGGTGGACTCGGAACGTATGAGGCGGTGATGGCGTTTGCCTTAACTACGGTTGGTGCACCATGGAATGTGGCGTATATGGCCGCGGTGCTGACACATGCGTTTAAATTTCTGTTTTCTTACGCCGCCGGAGCCGCGGTATTGTGGTTTTGGCGGTCCGACTGGCAGGTGGTGCGGGGCGTATGGAAAAAGGAAAGGGTGAGGCAATGA
- a CDS encoding alkaline phosphatase family protein — MKEASRFEKMAARCWNLLNEGKPFTPIFVVGTMSIYHAADLMGGSWAWLLGMAAALPLFVVYYVYDYPLFLRNYLWIPYVVFLIVWSFADASLLLLASGLYFFFTVFFWGTLYYHLRIGTSWWNFTRFWKLVLKNSDSTSGNAQEQLPKVFLLLSVWEYASIQVERGEDLGPLYGALWLFAAGVWLFSWVLHRNLFDWQPETIPTYTNNVPSPTVPISDKVYVIVIDGMRKDRFEAANAPFLKRLRAHGTEFAQMETVYPARTVVCFTSMLTGTYPFEHGIRSNMVWKLGAKVETIFDSLRKAGKTGRLLGIAHLVDSFGDDVETVTAVMPNDLADRYIMERAKRIVEEQRPDLLVVQLIATDQTGHSRGVLYDEYIEKIEEADALIAEFVGWLEERGELERATLIVCADHGQADGIGGHGHLDEGERYVPFFLYGPAIEAGKRVDEKKSLVSLAPTIAYLLGAPYPSHSRGPVLIEAMRKEESDEKAARHRLFAGAQ, encoded by the coding sequence ATGAAAGAAGCATCGCGATTCGAAAAAATGGCGGCGCGCTGCTGGAATTTGCTGAATGAGGGAAAGCCGTTCACGCCGATTTTTGTCGTCGGAACGATGAGCATCTACCATGCCGCTGATCTTATGGGCGGCTCATGGGCGTGGCTGCTCGGCATGGCGGCGGCGCTTCCGCTGTTTGTTGTCTATTATGTGTATGATTATCCATTGTTTTTGCGCAATTATTTATGGATCCCGTATGTCGTGTTTCTCATCGTTTGGTCGTTCGCTGATGCGTCGTTATTGTTGTTGGCGTCGGGGCTTTACTTTTTCTTTACCGTCTTTTTTTGGGGAACGCTTTATTACCATTTGCGCATCGGCACGTCGTGGTGGAATTTCACCCGCTTTTGGAAGCTGGTGCTGAAAAACAGCGATTCGACAAGCGGCAACGCCCAAGAGCAGCTGCCGAAAGTCTTTCTCCTTTTGTCTGTTTGGGAATATGCGTCGATCCAAGTGGAACGAGGGGAGGATTTGGGGCCGCTGTACGGCGCGCTTTGGCTGTTTGCCGCTGGGGTATGGCTGTTTTCATGGGTGTTGCACCGGAATTTGTTTGACTGGCAGCCGGAGACCATTCCGACTTACACGAACAACGTGCCGAGCCCAACCGTTCCGATCAGTGACAAAGTGTATGTCATCGTCATTGACGGGATGCGCAAAGACCGGTTTGAAGCGGCCAATGCCCCGTTTTTGAAACGGCTGCGCGCTCACGGGACGGAATTTGCGCAAATGGAGACCGTCTACCCGGCGCGCACGGTCGTCTGCTTTACGTCGATGTTGACGGGCACGTATCCGTTTGAGCACGGCATTCGCTCGAATATGGTATGGAAGCTCGGAGCAAAAGTAGAAACGATCTTCGACTCGCTCCGCAAAGCAGGGAAAACAGGCCGCTTGCTTGGCATCGCTCATTTGGTCGATTCGTTCGGCGATGATGTCGAAACAGTGACGGCCGTCATGCCCAACGATCTTGCTGACCGTTATATTATGGAACGGGCGAAACGCATTGTGGAAGAGCAACGTCCAGACTTGCTTGTCGTGCAATTGATCGCCACCGACCAGACCGGCCATAGCCGCGGTGTGCTGTATGACGAGTATATCGAAAAAATTGAAGAAGCCGACGCGTTGATCGCGGAGTTTGTCGGCTGGCTTGAGGAACGGGGCGAGCTCGAGCGCGCGACATTGATCGTCTGCGCTGACCATGGCCAAGCGGATGGCATCGGCGGCCACGGCCATCTCGATGAAGGGGAGCGGTATGTGCCGTTTTTTCTATACGGCCCGGCGATTGAAGCCGGAAAACGAGTCGATGAGAAAAAAAGCCTCGTCTCGCTGGCGCCGACGATCGCCTATTTGCTTGGTGCGCCGTATCCAAGCCATAGCCGCGGTCCGGTTTTGATCGAGGCGATGCGAAAGGAGGAGAGCGATGAAAAAGCAGCGCGTCATCGTCTTTTTGCCGGCGCACAATGA
- a CDS encoding glycosyltransferase family 2 protein: protein MKKQRVIVFLPAHNEEEAIGEVIRRIPRHFHPDVEVSVLVIDDGSSDRTAEAAQEAGADYICRWPENRGLGAAVRRGLEECVRLGADIGVMIDADNEYPPEQIPDLLAPIFTGEADYTIGSRFLGTIRGMKWHRRLGNYLFTRLQSILLGQRLYDGQSGMRAFSRHAMEEAEIIHDYNYAQVLTLNLVRKGFRLKEVPIRYQVRTTGRSFIKFTAYITAVIPAIWKEMRRPVKKAVIDREAHVLSLERERHCS, encoded by the coding sequence ATGAAAAAGCAGCGCGTCATCGTCTTTTTGCCGGCGCACAATGAAGAAGAAGCGATTGGGGAAGTGATTCGCCGCATTCCGCGTCATTTCCATCCCGATGTAGAGGTCAGCGTCTTGGTCATTGATGATGGATCGAGCGACCGGACTGCTGAAGCGGCGCAAGAAGCGGGGGCCGATTACATTTGCCGCTGGCCGGAAAACCGCGGCCTCGGGGCGGCGGTGCGGCGCGGGCTTGAGGAGTGCGTCCGCCTTGGCGCGGATATCGGCGTGATGATCGATGCCGACAACGAATATCCGCCGGAACAAATTCCCGACCTTTTGGCGCCGATTTTCACTGGCGAAGCGGACTATACGATCGGCTCGCGCTTCCTTGGCACGATTCGCGGCATGAAATGGCACCGCCGCCTCGGGAATTATTTGTTCACACGGCTGCAGTCGATCCTTCTCGGCCAGCGGTTGTATGACGGGCAGTCGGGGATGCGCGCGTTTTCCCGCCACGCGATGGAAGAGGCGGAAATCATCCACGATTACAATTACGCCCAAGTGCTGACGCTCAATTTAGTGCGCAAAGGGTTTCGCTTGAAAGAAGTGCCGATCCGCTATCAAGTGCGGACGACCGGCCGCTCGTTCATCAAGTTCACTGCCTATATAACCGCGGTCATCCCGGCCATCTGGAAGGAAATGCGCCGACCGGTCAAAAAAGCTGTCATTGACCGCGAAGCGCATGTGCTTTCTTTGGAGCGGGAGCGCCATTGTTCGTGA
- a CDS encoding FTR1 family iron permease — MEVQALLITFREALEALLIVGIITSYLKRVDHREYTKYVWLGAGLAVLASIGAAILFQVVLTGFAAMGSEIYLKIGIMIVSALLLTQMVFWMAAHSRDMKKNVEGKMDQFITAGNVVGMVIHSFLVVLREGVETVFFFAAITHGNIGAAMQGWGAATGIAIAALVSYFFFKGTMRIPLKTFFKVTGAFIVLIAAGLLVQAISMMQDIGLIGSVMPHVYDLTWLLPEHPIDYEHYVRDHGVAPVFSGEVGVFLKALFGYSSMPSLEEVIAYIGYFVVVYLLVASRRSQKSAVVEKPPAAALDENKKRVM, encoded by the coding sequence ATGGAAGTTCAAGCGCTGCTCATCACGTTTCGCGAAGCGCTCGAGGCATTGCTCATTGTCGGGATTATTACGTCGTATTTGAAACGGGTCGATCACCGGGAATACACAAAGTACGTATGGCTTGGTGCTGGTTTGGCTGTGTTGGCGAGCATCGGCGCGGCCATTTTGTTTCAAGTCGTGCTCACGGGATTTGCCGCGATGGGCAGCGAAATCTACTTGAAAATCGGCATCATGATCGTCTCCGCGTTGCTCTTGACGCAAATGGTGTTTTGGATGGCCGCGCATAGCCGCGACATGAAAAAGAACGTCGAAGGGAAAATGGACCAGTTCATTACCGCCGGCAATGTCGTCGGCATGGTCATCCACTCGTTTTTAGTCGTGCTGCGCGAGGGAGTGGAAACGGTCTTCTTCTTCGCCGCGATTACGCATGGCAACATCGGCGCGGCGATGCAAGGCTGGGGGGCGGCGACAGGAATCGCCATTGCCGCTTTGGTCAGCTACTTTTTCTTTAAAGGGACGATGCGCATCCCGCTGAAGACGTTCTTTAAAGTGACCGGCGCTTTTATCGTCTTGATCGCCGCCGGCCTGCTCGTGCAAGCCATTTCCATGATGCAGGACATTGGCCTCATCGGGAGCGTCATGCCGCACGTATATGATTTGACATGGCTGCTTCCGGAACATCCGATCGATTATGAGCATTATGTGCGCGACCATGGCGTCGCCCCCGTCTTTTCCGGTGAAGTCGGCGTCTTTTTAAAAGCGCTGTTTGGCTATTCATCAATGCCGTCGCTTGAAGAAGTGATCGCCTATATCGGCTACTTCGTCGTCGTGTATTTGTTGGTGGCGAGCCGCCGCAGTCAAAAGAGCGCTGTGGTCGAGAAACCGCCGGCCGCCGCGTTGGATGAAAACAAAAAACGCGTCATGTAA